In the genome of Dermacentor silvarum isolate Dsil-2018 chromosome 1, BIME_Dsil_1.4, whole genome shotgun sequence, one region contains:
- the LOC125942186 gene encoding uncharacterized protein LOC125942186: protein MYISSLITHASSGGLITSFTHAIKGVCVNKPTFISPLGVRLIYYIGDEADRPGEAAVKEGGMAVGKIGEYRLGTGASWDEYVERLEMFCDANNITTDEQKRAVLLSCCGEAAYGLIVTLVKPVRPTMASYDEIKTAVRKHLHPRPSELHARFLFYRRNQAADESVADYVTALRKLTEDCGFGDKQLPLDVMMRDRFVCGIKNEAVQQRLLAEPNLTFQVAYDMAVTAEATAKQQRDIRNQGRDETKDSQGLIQATRTKQDTAAEESSCYRCNGKHAPHLCSFRKAACFKCKKIGHIAKACRSKDEVRKFQRKTSHEQKKKESKSKGAYEITELFSLCEVNEQEEKFMVEVQIEGQNVPMEIDSGASCSIVSEETFRSIEGKQSKIPLRESSTTLVTWSKEALPVVGRASVVVEFKGRTAKLPLLVVTRSGNSLLGRNWFRPLGIGLHGIQQLNVEDVTSRFSEVFRSDLPGFNGPPVHIELKDDAKPTFLKSRTVPLALKDDVAKEVDRLVQQGVWEPVEYSNWATPLVVGSTRAKARLTPSSKRQRPLARSSCKPFWGY, encoded by the exons ATGTACATTTCATCGCTTATCAcccacgcaagcagcggtggcCTTATCACGAGTTTCACTCATGCTATAAAAGGAGTGTGCGTCAATAAACCTACGTTCATTTCACCACTGGGCGTCCGACTGATTTACTACATTGGCGACGAGGCGGACCGGCCCGGCGAGGCCGCCGTTAAAGAAGGCGGGATGGCTGTCGGCAAGATCGGCGAGTATCGTCTTGGCACGGGCGCGTCTTGGGATGAGTACGTCGAGCGGTTGGAAATGTTTTGCGACGCGAACAATATAACAACGGACGAGCAGAAAAGAGCAGTTCTGCTGAGTTGTTGCGGCGAAGCAGCGTACGGGCTCATCGTAACCCTGGTGAAGCCAGTAAGACCGACCATGGCAAGCTACGACGAAATCAAGACGGCCGTTCGCAAGCACCTGCATCCGAGGCCTTCCGAGCTGCACGCAAGGTTTTTGTTCTACAGGAGAAACCAGGCGGCTGATGAATCGGTGGCAGACTACGTCACGGCTCTGCGGAAGCTAACGGAAGACTGCGGTTTTGGTGACAAGCAACTACCGCTGGACGTCATGATGCGAGATCGTTTCGTGTGCGGCATCAAGAACGAAGCAGTCCAGCAGAGACTTCTCGCCGAGCCCAACCTTACGTTCCAGGTCGCGTACGACATGGCCGTGACAGCTGAGGCTACAGCAAAGCAGCAGCGAGACATACGCAACCAGGGACGAGACGAGACAAAAGACAGCCAGGGCCTAATTCAAGCAACTCGCACGAAGCAAGACACCGCAGCGGAAGAGTCCAGTTGCTATCGCTGCAACGGTAAGCACGCTCCGCATTTATGCAGTTTTAGAAAGGCGGCATGTTTCAAGTGCAAGAAAATCGGACACATTGCGAAAGCCTGTCGTTCGAAAGACGAAGTTAGAAAGTTTCAAAGAAAAACTTCACACGagcagaagaaaaaagagagtAAAAGCAAGGGCGCCTACGAAATCACCGAATTATTTTCCCTCTGCGAGGTGAATGAGCAAGAAGAAAAATTCATGGTTGAAGTACAGATTGAAGGGCAGAATGTACCCATGGAAATTGATTCTGGAGCATCGTGCTCAATTGTGAGTGAAGAAACGTTTCGCTCTATCGAGGGAAAGCAAAGTAAAATACCCCTTCGAGAGTCAAGCACAACGCTCGTAACCTGGTCAAAAGAGGCGTTGCCTGTAGTTGGTCGCGCAAGTGTTGTGGTGGAATTCAAGGGTCGGACGGCAAAGCTGCCTTTGTTGGTAGTGACGAGAAGCGGTAACAGTTTGCTTGGGCGGAACTGGTTTAGGCCGTTGGGCATTGGGCTGCATGGAATTCAGCAACTGAATGTTGAAGACGTCACTTCACGATTTTCTGAGGTGTTTCGCAGTGACCTTCCTGGCTTCAATGGACCGCCAGTGCACATCGAACTGAAAGACGACGCCAAACCAACGTTCCTCAAAAGTCGTACAGTTCCACTAGCACTGAAAGACGATGTGGCCAAGGAAGTGGACCGCTTGGTGCAACAAGGAGTCTGGGAACCAGTCGAGTACTCCAACTGGGCAACTCCGCTCGTGGTG GGATCCACCCGAGCCAAAGCAAGACTGACGCCATCCAGCAAGCGCCAACGCCCACTAGCAAGAAGCAGCTGCAAGCCTTTTTGGGGCTACTGA